A window of the Branchiibius hedensis genome harbors these coding sequences:
- the istB gene encoding IS21-like element helper ATPase IstB produces the protein MATKKTETTEALKQLTYLASALKAPRITEAAARLADHARDAGWTHEEYLAAVLDREVAARNASGAQLRIRAAGFGARKTIEEFDWDAQPAVRQQVASLASGGFLTEARNVVLLGPPGTGKTHLATGLGIAAANHGHRVLFATATEWVTRLTDAHQAGRLPQELARLRRYSLIIVDEVGYLPFEQDAANLFFQLVSSRYEHASLILTSNLPFSGWGGVFGDQAVAAAMIDRVVHHADVLTLKGASYRLRNRGIDTLPSIRTQDTAN, from the coding sequence ATGGCCACGAAGAAGACCGAGACGACCGAGGCGCTGAAACAGCTGACCTACCTGGCATCAGCGTTGAAGGCGCCCCGGATCACCGAAGCCGCGGCCCGGTTGGCTGATCATGCCAGGGACGCCGGCTGGACCCACGAGGAGTACCTCGCCGCAGTCCTGGATCGTGAGGTCGCCGCCCGCAACGCCTCCGGCGCCCAGCTGCGGATCCGCGCCGCCGGGTTCGGGGCGAGGAAGACGATCGAGGAGTTCGACTGGGATGCCCAACCCGCCGTCCGGCAACAGGTCGCATCCTTGGCCTCGGGTGGATTCCTCACCGAAGCCCGCAACGTCGTGCTGCTCGGGCCACCCGGCACCGGCAAGACCCACCTGGCCACCGGACTGGGGATCGCCGCGGCCAACCACGGACACCGTGTGCTGTTCGCCACCGCAACCGAGTGGGTCACCCGCCTGACCGATGCCCACCAGGCCGGTCGACTCCCGCAAGAACTCGCCCGACTGCGCCGCTACAGCCTGATCATCGTCGACGAAGTCGGCTACCTACCCTTCGAACAAGACGCCGCGAACCTGTTCTTCCAACTCGTGTCATCGCGCTATGAACACGCCTCGCTCATCCTCACCAGCAACCTGCCATTCAGCGGCTGGGGCGGCGTATTCGGCGACCAAGCCGTCGCCGCCGCCATGATCGACAGAGTCGTCCACCACGCCGACGTCCTCACCCTCAAAGGCGCCAGCTACCGGCTACGCAACCGCGGGATCGACACCCTGCCCAGCATCAGAACCCAAGACACGGCAAACTAG
- a CDS encoding PPK2 family polyphosphate kinase: MSQHKASDEINYAALAKATRVTPGSRVDLRKDFDPGYKDSAFTKTTGKAALEKAKIRLFELQDRLYAEAESAVLIVLQAIDAAGKDSTIKHVMSGVNPEGVDVYSFKAPSATEREHDYLWRHQLVVPPLGRIAVFNRSHYENVTVTRVHPEFLWPRTAHKRPHHLWQERYRQINDWERYLTESGTTIVKLFLNVSQEEQRLRFLERVENPAKNWKVSPTDMAERAHWPDYTKAFSEMLSHTSTQWAPWHVIPADHKWFSHLSTFGVILTALEQIDPHYPKVDSDTKSKLADIKAELTAQAPKDDSGKS; this comes from the coding sequence ATGTCCCAGCACAAAGCGTCGGACGAGATCAACTACGCCGCGCTGGCGAAGGCCACCAGGGTCACCCCGGGCAGCCGCGTCGACCTGCGCAAGGATTTCGACCCTGGCTATAAGGACTCTGCCTTCACCAAGACGACCGGCAAAGCGGCGCTGGAGAAGGCAAAGATCCGGCTCTTCGAACTACAGGATCGGCTCTACGCCGAGGCCGAGTCGGCCGTCCTGATCGTCCTGCAGGCTATCGACGCCGCGGGTAAGGATTCCACGATCAAACACGTCATGTCCGGGGTGAATCCGGAAGGGGTCGACGTCTACTCCTTCAAGGCGCCCAGCGCGACCGAGCGCGAGCATGACTACCTGTGGCGCCACCAACTCGTCGTGCCGCCGCTGGGCCGGATCGCGGTGTTCAACCGGTCACACTACGAGAACGTCACCGTGACCCGGGTGCATCCGGAGTTCCTCTGGCCGCGGACCGCCCACAAACGGCCGCACCACTTGTGGCAGGAACGGTATCGACAGATCAATGACTGGGAGCGCTACCTCACCGAGAGCGGCACCACGATCGTCAAACTATTTCTGAATGTCTCCCAAGAGGAGCAGCGGTTGCGGTTCCTGGAGCGGGTCGAGAACCCAGCCAAGAACTGGAAGGTATCCCCCACCGATATGGCCGAGCGGGCGCACTGGCCGGATTACACCAAGGCGTTTTCGGAAATGCTGAGCCACACCTCGACGCAATGGGCACCCTGGCACGTGATTCCCGCCGACCACAAATGGTTCTCCCACTTGTCCACCTTCGGCGTCATCCTGACCGCATTGGAACAGATCGATCCGCACTACCCCAAGGTCGACAGCGACACCAAGAGCAAACTGGCCGACATCAAGGCCGAACTCACGGCGCAGGCGCCGAAGGACGACTCCGGAAAATCTTGA
- the nuoN gene encoding NADH-quinone oxidoreductase subunit NuoN — protein MYSAISPMLVIFAAGIIGVLIEAFAPRQVRYVAQLALTLIALVVSFLTLVLWARHHQGLTAGNAVAIDGVTLMLQGTVLTLAFIAVLAMAERFGGSQADAFTQSGASTPGSVLEADAVRLGATTTEIFPLTLFAVAGMMLFPASNNLIAMFIALEILSLPLYILTGLARRRRLLSQEASLKYFLLGAFSSAFFLFGSALVFGATKTLNLSGIADAVPAVAGLDNLLVPGLMLIAVGLLFKVAAVPFHSWTPDVYQGAPTPVTGFMAACTKVAAFGAVLRVFYVGFDGLKWNWQPILAIIAVLTMVVGAVLTVTQTDMKRLLAYSSITHAGFLLVGVVALDRAAVSGTLFYLIAYGFTTIAAFAIIAMVRSGGSEATHLSQWAGLGKQHPVVAGVYSFLMLAFTGIPLTSGFTSKFAVFSAAVGNGGAWLAVIGVLASAVTAFVYVRVIVLMYFSEPTGDTTVVMPSPLTGVAVAAGTLITLLLGIVPAPILDLANHSALFIR, from the coding sequence ATGTACTCGGCCATCAGTCCGATGTTGGTGATCTTCGCCGCGGGCATCATCGGTGTCCTGATCGAGGCCTTCGCGCCCCGTCAGGTGCGGTACGTCGCGCAGTTGGCCCTGACTCTCATCGCCCTGGTCGTCTCGTTCCTGACCCTGGTCCTGTGGGCCAGGCACCACCAGGGTCTGACGGCCGGGAATGCAGTCGCCATCGACGGGGTGACCCTGATGCTGCAGGGCACCGTGCTCACCCTGGCGTTCATCGCGGTCCTGGCGATGGCCGAGCGCTTCGGCGGCTCCCAAGCGGACGCCTTCACCCAATCCGGTGCGTCAACGCCCGGTTCGGTGCTGGAAGCCGACGCCGTACGGCTGGGCGCCACCACCACCGAGATCTTCCCGCTGACCCTCTTCGCGGTCGCCGGCATGATGCTCTTCCCGGCGTCGAACAACCTGATCGCGATGTTCATCGCCCTGGAGATCCTGTCGCTGCCGTTGTACATCCTCACCGGCCTGGCCCGGCGGCGCCGGTTGCTGTCGCAGGAGGCGTCGCTGAAGTACTTCCTGCTCGGCGCGTTCTCCTCGGCGTTCTTCCTGTTCGGCAGCGCACTGGTCTTCGGTGCCACCAAGACGCTGAACCTGTCCGGGATCGCCGATGCGGTGCCGGCGGTCGCGGGTCTGGACAACCTGTTGGTCCCCGGACTGATGCTGATCGCGGTCGGCCTGCTCTTCAAGGTCGCCGCCGTGCCGTTCCACTCCTGGACCCCGGATGTGTACCAAGGGGCTCCGACACCGGTGACCGGCTTCATGGCGGCATGCACCAAGGTCGCCGCGTTCGGCGCGGTGTTGCGCGTGTTCTACGTCGGCTTCGACGGACTGAAGTGGAACTGGCAGCCGATCCTGGCGATCATCGCGGTCCTGACCATGGTGGTCGGAGCGGTCCTGACCGTGACCCAGACCGACATGAAGCGACTGCTGGCCTACTCCTCGATCACGCACGCCGGCTTCCTGCTGGTGGGTGTCGTGGCGTTGGACCGGGCCGCCGTCTCCGGGACGTTGTTCTACCTGATCGCCTACGGGTTCACCACGATCGCGGCGTTCGCGATCATCGCGATGGTCCGCTCCGGCGGGTCCGAGGCAACGCACCTGTCGCAGTGGGCGGGCCTCGGCAAGCAGCACCCGGTGGTTGCCGGTGTCTACTCCTTCCTGATGCTCGCGTTCACCGGTATCCCGCTGACCTCCGGATTCACCAGCAAGTTCGCGGTGTTCTCGGCAGCCGTCGGCAACGGCGGCGCGTGGTTGGCGGTCATCGGTGTCCTGGCCTCGGCGGTCACGGCCTTCGTCTACGTTCGCGTGATCGTGCTGATGTACTTCTCCGAACCGACCGGTGACACCACCGTGGTCATGCCCTCGCCGTTGACCGGTGTCGCCGTCGCCGCAGGCACCTTGATCACGTTGCTGCTGGGCATCGTGCCCGCCCCGATCCTCGACCTGGCCAACCATTCGGCGCTCTTCATCCGATGA
- a CDS encoding polyprenyl synthetase family protein, translated as MSDLQAGLARVDTRLHEVVSHDDAFIAAASSHLLDAGGKRFRPMLTLLASELGTGINDDVIEAAVGVELTHLASLYHDDVMDEADVRRGVPSANATYDNATAILVGDLLFGRASEVIAGLGAEAVRIQAQTFVRLCQGQIQDDRQAPAGADAMSHYLGVLADKTGSLISTAARYGAMFGGAPDKTVDVMIQYGELIGLIFQLADDVLDITSQSQQSGKVPGTDLREGVLTLPVLYLRESTDPADARLQDLTSGPIEDEAQVQEALGLLRAHPAVERARAHALQLADDAAGLLDPLPDSEAVQTLRLLPYQVAGRSA; from the coding sequence ATGAGTGACCTGCAGGCGGGGCTGGCCCGGGTCGACACCCGGCTGCACGAGGTCGTCTCGCACGACGATGCGTTCATCGCGGCCGCGTCCTCGCACCTGCTGGACGCCGGTGGCAAACGTTTCCGGCCGATGCTGACCCTGCTGGCCAGCGAGCTCGGCACCGGCATCAACGATGACGTCATCGAAGCTGCTGTGGGGGTGGAGCTGACCCACCTCGCCTCGCTCTACCACGACGACGTGATGGACGAGGCGGACGTGCGCCGCGGCGTACCGTCGGCCAACGCCACCTACGACAACGCGACGGCCATCCTGGTCGGGGACCTGCTCTTCGGCCGGGCCTCCGAGGTGATCGCCGGGCTGGGTGCCGAAGCGGTCCGGATCCAGGCCCAGACCTTCGTGCGGTTGTGCCAGGGGCAGATCCAGGACGACCGGCAGGCGCCCGCCGGTGCAGACGCCATGAGCCACTACCTCGGGGTCCTGGCGGACAAAACCGGTTCGCTGATCTCGACCGCGGCCCGCTACGGCGCGATGTTCGGCGGGGCGCCGGACAAGACTGTCGACGTCATGATCCAGTACGGCGAGTTGATCGGCCTGATCTTCCAACTCGCCGACGACGTCCTGGACATCACCTCCCAGAGTCAGCAATCCGGGAAAGTCCCCGGTACCGATCTGCGCGAGGGTGTGCTGACCCTGCCGGTGCTCTACCTGCGGGAGTCGACCGACCCGGCCGATGCGCGCCTGCAGGACCTGACCTCCGGTCCGATCGAGGACGAGGCGCAGGTGCAGGAAGCGCTGGGGCTGTTGCGTGCCCACCCGGCAGTTGAGCGGGCCCGGGCGCACGCTCTGCAGCTGGCCGACGACGCGGCCGGCCTGCTGGATCCGTTGCCGGACAGCGAGGCGGTCCAGACCCTGCGTCTTCTGCCGTATCAGGTGGCCGGCCGCTCCGCCTGA
- the istA gene encoding IS21 family transposase yields MISVEDWALIRRLVADGVPQRQVARELGIGRSTVERALASDRPPKYERPAGPTSFTPFEPAVRQLLVKTPDMPATVIAERVGWTGSITWFRDNVRRLRPEHRPVDPCDRLIWLPGDAAQCDLWFPPRKIPLEDGSRTLLPVMVITAAHSRFMVGRMIPTRHTQDLLLGMWELLQDLGRVPRRLIWDNETGIGRGKRHAEGVGAFTGTLATTLLRLKPYDPESKGVVERRNRYYETSFMPGRTFESPADFDAQFRDWLGLANSRVVRTIKARPVDLVDADRAAMLPLPPVPPAVGWVNRVRLGRDYYVRVDSSDYSVEPNVIGRFVDVHADLARVEVRHEGRLVAAHQRVWARGMTITDPAHVAAAKVLREQFQLPRPAADPDQELARDLAEYDRAFGLIDGEEVA; encoded by the coding sequence GTGATCTCTGTGGAGGATTGGGCTTTGATCCGGCGGCTGGTGGCGGATGGTGTTCCGCAGCGTCAGGTCGCACGAGAGTTGGGCATTGGCAGGTCGACGGTGGAGCGGGCGTTGGCCTCGGACCGGCCCCCGAAGTACGAGCGGCCAGCGGGTCCGACATCGTTCACGCCGTTCGAGCCGGCGGTGCGGCAACTGCTGGTGAAGACACCAGACATGCCAGCGACGGTGATCGCCGAACGGGTCGGCTGGACGGGGTCGATCACCTGGTTCCGTGACAACGTGCGGCGTTTGCGACCTGAGCATCGGCCGGTTGACCCCTGCGATCGGTTGATTTGGTTGCCGGGTGACGCGGCGCAGTGCGACCTGTGGTTCCCGCCGCGGAAGATCCCGCTGGAGGACGGCAGCAGGACGTTGCTGCCGGTGATGGTGATCACTGCCGCGCATTCCCGGTTCATGGTCGGGCGGATGATCCCGACCCGCCATACCCAGGACCTGTTGCTGGGCATGTGGGAACTGCTGCAAGACCTCGGCCGGGTTCCGCGTCGGTTGATCTGGGACAACGAGACTGGGATCGGTCGCGGGAAGCGGCATGCCGAGGGAGTCGGCGCGTTCACCGGCACCTTGGCGACCACCCTGTTGCGGTTGAAGCCCTACGACCCTGAATCCAAGGGTGTGGTCGAACGCCGCAACCGCTACTACGAGACGTCCTTTATGCCCGGGCGGACCTTTGAGTCACCGGCTGACTTCGATGCCCAGTTCCGCGACTGGCTTGGACTGGCGAATAGCCGTGTCGTGCGGACCATCAAGGCTCGCCCGGTCGATCTGGTCGATGCCGACCGGGCCGCGATGCTGCCGCTGCCACCCGTGCCGCCAGCGGTGGGATGGGTCAACCGGGTCCGGCTGGGACGTGACTACTACGTGCGTGTCGACAGCAGCGACTACTCCGTGGAACCGAACGTGATCGGCAGATTCGTCGACGTCCACGCCGACCTGGCCAGGGTCGAAGTCCGCCACGAGGGCCGCCTGGTCGCCGCCCACCAGCGGGTGTGGGCACGCGGGATGACGATCACCGACCCGGCCCACGTCGCGGCCGCGAAAGTCCTGCGTGAGCAGTTCCAACTACCCCGACCAGCCGCCGATCCCGACCAGGAGTTGGCACGGGACCTGGCCGAATACGACCGGGCCTTCGGCCTGATCGATGGCGAGGAGGTCGCCTGA
- a CDS encoding plasma-membrane proton-efflux P-type ATPase, which translates to MASFSSVATASLSSDVDRLTKYGPNGITDKEESLARKLLGYFTGPIAYMIEAAALVSAILGDWPSFAVIFGLLIINAGLAFWQDAKAANALAALKAGLAPQAKVLRDGAWSSIKAQELVPGDIVKVRLGDIVPADLRLIGEGFASIDQSALTGESVPVTKHEGDEAYSGSVVKEGEMSAVVIATGGKTFFGRTAKLVAGAGVKSNAQTAMFQIGNFLILVAVVLAAVLVIFQVWRNVHAGWEWKDALRILQFVLVLLVAAIPVAMPAVFSVTLALGALALSKKQAIVSRLQSIEEMAGVDILCTDKTGTLTKNQLTLSDPILLHGKDGSQVVLAGALASRAEDHDVIDDAVIAGLSDPSATKAWTVTDYTPFDPITKYTKAKVTGPDGQHLVVAKGAPAAIVKLAGDAGADADTVTKTVADLAANGRRALAVAQSTDDGATWQILGILPMSDPPRDDSKATIDAVETKGLSVKMITGDDTAIAIETAKELGMGTNILAAADVFPKDLDPDNVPSAIVDQIEKADGFARVFPEHKYAIVKSLQKRGRLVAMTGDGVNDAPALKQANCGTAVSGATDAARGAAALSLTAPGLSVINSAIDEARRIFGRITSYTIYRVALTLTIMFLVVIATILEGFQPLTPIMIVVLSLLDDIPIMTIAYDNTPVSKTPIRWNMRQLLLNAGVLGLFAVVQSLIMLLIAVGLRRTGALDVTTEGAIQTIVFLQLVTGGHLLIFVTRSAGWFFQRPFPAKQLWLAILATQIIAVLMAAFGWLVPAISWGAILLVLVYCLVWVFIMGAVRVVSDRMIADRTATHLHHQALVTQDLARAV; encoded by the coding sequence GTGGCCTCATTTTCGAGCGTCGCAACGGCCTCACTTTCGAGCGACGTCGACAGACTGACGAAGTACGGGCCAAACGGGATCACCGACAAGGAGGAGTCGCTGGCCCGCAAGTTGCTGGGGTACTTCACCGGGCCGATCGCTTACATGATCGAGGCAGCGGCTCTGGTCTCGGCGATTCTGGGAGACTGGCCGAGTTTCGCAGTGATTTTCGGACTGCTGATCATCAATGCGGGACTTGCCTTCTGGCAGGACGCCAAGGCAGCGAACGCGTTGGCGGCGCTGAAAGCCGGTCTGGCGCCACAAGCCAAGGTCCTGCGCGACGGCGCGTGGTCCTCGATCAAGGCACAGGAACTGGTGCCCGGAGACATCGTCAAGGTGCGTCTGGGCGACATCGTGCCGGCGGACCTGCGACTGATCGGGGAGGGCTTCGCTTCGATCGACCAGTCCGCGCTGACTGGGGAGTCGGTGCCGGTCACCAAACACGAGGGGGACGAGGCCTACTCGGGCAGCGTGGTCAAAGAAGGGGAGATGTCGGCGGTCGTCATCGCCACCGGCGGCAAGACCTTCTTCGGTCGTACCGCCAAACTCGTCGCCGGCGCGGGCGTGAAGTCCAACGCCCAGACGGCGATGTTCCAGATCGGCAACTTCCTGATCCTCGTGGCGGTCGTCCTCGCCGCGGTGCTGGTCATCTTCCAGGTGTGGCGCAACGTGCACGCGGGCTGGGAGTGGAAGGACGCGTTACGGATCCTGCAGTTCGTGCTCGTGTTGTTGGTCGCAGCGATTCCGGTCGCCATGCCTGCGGTTTTCTCGGTGACCCTCGCCCTGGGTGCGCTGGCGCTGTCCAAGAAGCAGGCGATCGTGTCCCGGTTGCAGTCCATTGAGGAAATGGCCGGCGTCGACATCCTGTGTACGGACAAGACCGGAACGCTGACCAAGAATCAACTGACGCTGTCCGATCCGATTCTGTTGCACGGCAAAGACGGTTCTCAGGTGGTCCTCGCCGGTGCACTCGCCTCCCGCGCGGAGGACCACGATGTCATCGACGACGCTGTCATTGCGGGCCTGTCCGACCCGAGCGCCACCAAGGCCTGGACGGTCACCGACTACACGCCGTTCGATCCGATCACGAAGTACACCAAGGCCAAAGTCACCGGTCCGGACGGTCAGCACCTGGTGGTCGCCAAGGGCGCTCCGGCGGCCATCGTGAAGCTGGCCGGTGACGCCGGTGCGGATGCTGACACGGTGACCAAGACGGTGGCCGACCTCGCGGCGAACGGACGACGGGCGCTGGCGGTGGCCCAGTCGACCGACGACGGTGCGACCTGGCAGATCCTGGGCATCCTGCCGATGTCCGATCCGCCCCGCGATGACAGCAAGGCCACGATCGACGCGGTGGAGACCAAGGGCCTGTCGGTCAAGATGATCACCGGCGACGACACCGCGATCGCCATCGAGACCGCCAAGGAACTCGGGATGGGAACCAACATCCTGGCCGCGGCCGACGTCTTCCCCAAGGACCTCGACCCCGACAACGTCCCCTCGGCCATCGTGGATCAGATCGAGAAGGCCGACGGATTCGCGCGCGTCTTCCCCGAGCACAAGTACGCCATCGTGAAGTCCCTGCAGAAGCGTGGTCGTCTGGTCGCGATGACCGGTGACGGCGTCAACGACGCCCCCGCGTTGAAACAAGCCAACTGCGGCACGGCGGTATCGGGCGCGACCGATGCGGCGCGCGGCGCCGCGGCGCTGAGCCTCACCGCACCGGGGTTGTCGGTTATCAATAGCGCCATCGATGAGGCGCGGCGGATCTTCGGCCGCATCACGTCGTACACGATCTACCGGGTCGCCCTGACGCTGACCATCATGTTCCTGGTCGTGATCGCCACCATTCTGGAGGGCTTCCAGCCGCTCACCCCGATCATGATCGTGGTCCTGTCGTTGCTCGATGACATCCCGATCATGACCATCGCCTACGACAACACCCCGGTGAGCAAGACCCCGATCCGGTGGAACATGCGCCAGCTACTGCTCAACGCCGGCGTGCTCGGCCTGTTCGCGGTGGTCCAGTCCCTGATCATGCTGCTCATCGCGGTGGGTCTGCGCCGCACCGGTGCCTTGGACGTCACGACCGAGGGCGCGATCCAGACGATCGTCTTCCTGCAACTGGTCACCGGTGGCCACCTCCTGATCTTCGTGACTCGCAGCGCCGGGTGGTTCTTCCAGCGACCGTTCCCGGCCAAACAGTTGTGGCTGGCCATCCTGGCCACCCAGATCATTGCGGTGCTGATGGCTGCCTTCGGCTGGTTGGTTCCGGCCATCTCGTGGGGAGCCATTCTGCTGGTCCTGGTCTACTGCCTGGTCTGGGTCTTCATCATGGGCGCGGTGCGGGTCGTCTCCGATCGGATGATCGCGGACCGCACCGCCACCCACCTGCACCACCAGGCGTTGGTCACGCAGGATCTGGCTCGGGCCGTGTGA
- a CDS encoding MFS transporter — protein MTDDRGTTRWHRVAGRWLEPWFSAYALAGLLVNALVPILIPVTVESKGPVAVAVVISAFFVGQLTAPFIGSLADRKNAQRQVFLGSFPIMAAAAVAFGLSHSVVLWVLAALVAGAAAGAAQTTGSVFIVEGHPRSEWDMRIGWFRLTFGAGQVAGLAIGAVFADHQVSTGWFVGAAAILCGVFLGRLGLPHLTAAGDPDAPTAKDPVRRAHPVHSATAGPAAPVPARHHRGHDEPVVQKGELRRELNGPFGTFLLTWLLAMIAVQTILNVMPLIMKHAFEVPPSKTATYYLVGSVVGALLYPVCGALAAKIGSGRVLAIGMLITLTAFVMMAAAWLFDLPGGHIIGPCALIVVAIGYPFDYVGGTMLAAELTLDGQGSAMGLFNSAVAAGAIVGAVVPSFLAVHFGYGSLPPLAAVIMAAAFLVGLKIFRSRPSAPAP, from the coding sequence ATGACCGATGACAGGGGAACGACACGGTGGCACCGGGTAGCCGGGCGGTGGCTGGAGCCCTGGTTCTCGGCGTACGCCCTGGCCGGTCTGCTGGTCAACGCCCTGGTCCCGATCCTGATCCCGGTCACGGTCGAGTCCAAGGGGCCGGTGGCCGTCGCGGTGGTCATCTCTGCGTTCTTCGTGGGGCAGTTGACGGCGCCGTTCATCGGCAGTCTCGCGGACCGCAAGAACGCCCAACGGCAGGTGTTCCTCGGCTCCTTCCCGATCATGGCGGCCGCTGCGGTCGCTTTCGGTCTGTCGCATTCGGTGGTGCTGTGGGTCCTGGCAGCGCTCGTTGCGGGCGCCGCGGCCGGAGCGGCGCAGACCACCGGCAGCGTGTTCATCGTGGAGGGCCACCCGCGCAGTGAATGGGATATGCGCATCGGTTGGTTCCGGTTGACCTTCGGGGCCGGCCAGGTGGCAGGTCTGGCGATCGGTGCGGTCTTCGCCGACCATCAGGTCAGCACCGGATGGTTCGTCGGCGCGGCCGCGATCCTGTGTGGGGTTTTCCTCGGCCGCCTGGGGTTGCCGCACCTCACCGCGGCGGGCGACCCCGACGCGCCCACTGCGAAGGATCCGGTGCGCCGGGCGCACCCGGTGCACTCCGCGACCGCCGGGCCGGCCGCGCCCGTTCCCGCGCGGCACCATCGTGGCCATGACGAACCGGTGGTGCAGAAAGGTGAGTTGCGCCGGGAGTTGAACGGCCCGTTCGGCACCTTCTTGCTCACCTGGCTGCTGGCGATGATTGCGGTCCAGACCATCCTCAACGTGATGCCGCTGATCATGAAGCACGCGTTCGAGGTTCCGCCGTCCAAGACGGCCACCTACTACCTGGTCGGCTCGGTCGTCGGTGCGTTGCTCTACCCGGTGTGTGGCGCGTTGGCGGCGAAAATCGGTTCGGGACGGGTCCTTGCGATTGGCATGCTCATCACGCTCACCGCGTTCGTGATGATGGCGGCCGCGTGGCTCTTCGACCTGCCCGGTGGCCACATCATCGGTCCGTGTGCGTTGATCGTGGTCGCCATCGGCTACCCGTTCGACTACGTGGGCGGCACGATGCTCGCGGCGGAACTCACACTCGATGGGCAGGGCTCGGCGATGGGGCTGTTCAACAGTGCCGTCGCTGCTGGTGCGATTGTCGGGGCCGTCGTGCCGTCGTTCTTGGCCGTTCATTTCGGCTACGGATCGTTGCCGCCGCTGGCCGCCGTCATCATGGCAGCGGCCTTCCTGGTCGGACTCAAGATTTTCCGGAGTCGTCCTTCGGCGCCTGCGCCGTGA
- a CDS encoding NADH-quinone oxidoreductase subunit M, whose amino-acid sequence MWLTTLGLIPLVGALIVAFLPKSSAVYARHIALAFSLVTLVFGIVMATRFDLNSTAQFQLTETHSWIPQFGVSYALGVDGIALALILMSLVLVPVSLLAAWNDEPEAGRRQQVYFALLLVLETFMIGVFAATDVFLFYVFFEAMLIPVYFLIGTFGGARRQYAAVKFLLFSLLGGLIMLIAVIALYQQGPGGDDGFLISKLTGLHMSTSTERLIFLGFFLAFAIKAPMWPVHTWLPDAAAESRPAVAVLLVGVLDKVGTFGMIRFCLQLFPEASKWATPVVIVLALISIIYGALVAIGQTDMMRLIAYTSVSHFGFIVLGIFALTSTSQAGANLYMVNHGFTTAALFLFAGFLIVRRGSKNIADYGGWQRVTPVLAGVFLIAGLSGLSLPGLNSFISEFLVMMGTFSRYKWAGAIAALGVILAAIYVLWLYKRVMTGPKPEGLATADGGTVADLSVREKVVAGVLIAFMVALGFYPKPALDLLNPAVKQTLQYTHSTDPVPAVQVAEGSGK is encoded by the coding sequence ATGTGGTTGACAACGCTCGGTCTGATCCCGCTGGTCGGGGCCCTGATCGTCGCCTTCCTGCCGAAGAGTTCAGCGGTCTACGCACGGCACATCGCACTGGCCTTCTCCCTGGTCACGCTGGTGTTCGGCATCGTGATGGCCACCCGCTTCGACCTGAACTCCACCGCGCAGTTCCAGCTCACCGAGACCCACTCCTGGATCCCGCAGTTCGGTGTCTCCTACGCGCTCGGCGTTGACGGGATCGCGCTCGCGCTGATCCTGATGAGCCTGGTCCTGGTGCCGGTGTCGCTGTTGGCGGCGTGGAATGACGAGCCGGAGGCCGGTCGGCGTCAGCAGGTCTACTTCGCCCTGCTCCTGGTGCTCGAGACGTTCATGATCGGCGTCTTCGCCGCGACCGACGTCTTCTTGTTCTACGTCTTCTTCGAGGCGATGCTGATCCCGGTCTACTTCCTGATCGGAACGTTCGGCGGTGCGCGCCGGCAGTACGCCGCGGTGAAGTTCCTGCTGTTCTCGCTGCTGGGTGGCCTGATCATGCTGATCGCGGTCATCGCGCTGTACCAGCAGGGACCCGGCGGTGACGACGGCTTCCTGATCAGCAAGCTGACCGGGTTGCACATGTCGACCAGCACCGAGCGGCTGATCTTCCTTGGCTTCTTCCTCGCCTTCGCGATCAAGGCGCCGATGTGGCCGGTGCACACCTGGCTACCCGATGCCGCCGCCGAGTCGCGGCCGGCGGTGGCGGTCCTGCTCGTGGGTGTGCTGGACAAGGTCGGCACCTTCGGAATGATCCGGTTCTGCCTGCAGCTGTTCCCCGAGGCCAGCAAGTGGGCGACACCGGTGGTGATCGTGCTGGCGTTGATATCGATCATCTACGGGGCTCTGGTCGCGATCGGCCAGACCGACATGATGCGCCTGATCGCCTACACCTCGGTCAGTCACTTCGGGTTCATCGTGCTGGGCATCTTCGCGCTCACCTCGACCTCCCAGGCCGGGGCGAACCTCTACATGGTCAACCACGGCTTCACGACCGCAGCCCTGTTCCTGTTCGCCGGGTTCCTGATCGTGCGCCGCGGCAGCAAGAACATCGCCGACTACGGCGGTTGGCAGCGGGTGACCCCGGTCCTGGCCGGCGTGTTCCTGATCGCCGGTCTGTCGGGTCTGTCGCTGCCCGGGTTGAACTCCTTCATCTCCGAGTTCCTGGTGATGATGGGCACCTTCAGCCGGTACAAGTGGGCCGGTGCCATCGCCGCCCTCGGCGTGATCCTCGCGGCGATCTACGTGTTGTGGCTCTACAAGCGGGTGATGACCGGGCCGAAGCCGGAAGGGCTGGCCACAGCGGATGGCGGCACCGTTGCGGACCTGTCGGTGCGCGAGAAGGTGGTGGCCGGCGTACTCATCGCGTTCATGGTCGCGCTCGGGTTCTATCCCAAGCCGGCGTTGGATCTGTTGAATCCGGCGGTCAAACAGACGTTGCAGTACACGCATTCGACCGACCCGGTTCCCGCGGTCCAGGTCGCTGAGGGGAGCGGCAAGTGA